The following proteins come from a genomic window of Heyndrickxia acidicola:
- a CDS encoding ATP synthase subunit I, with the protein MPELQKMHSRHRKYILYLLSLFVLGWGFTSYHSIFLGLILGTIVSLFNSWQLMRKTISISDAVAQERKARSLGTITRMGTALIAVMVASRYPETFHFLSVVIGLMTSYFVIMIDFAILTIQSHK; encoded by the coding sequence ATGCCGGAACTCCAAAAAATGCATAGCAGACATCGCAAGTATATACTGTACCTTTTATCCCTTTTTGTTTTAGGATGGGGGTTCACCTCATATCATTCCATTTTTTTAGGACTTATTCTTGGTACAATTGTCAGTCTCTTTAATTCCTGGCAATTAATGAGGAAAACGATAAGTATAAGCGATGCTGTAGCGCAAGAGCGCAAAGCACGCTCATTAGGAACCATTACAAGAATGGGGACAGCCTTAATCGCTGTTATGGTGGCTTCGCGGTATCCGGAGACTTTTCATTTCCTCAGTGTAGTTATTGGATTAATGACATCCTACTTTGTCATTATGATAGATTTTGCAATCCTTACTATTCAATCACATAAATAA
- the atpE gene encoding F0F1 ATP synthase subunit C, whose protein sequence is MTGVIAAAIAIGLAAVGAGIGNGLIVGRTVEGIARQPEARGMLQSTMFIGIALVEAIPIIAVVIGFMVVNR, encoded by the coding sequence ATGACAGGAGTTATTGCAGCAGCAATTGCAATTGGTTTAGCAGCGGTAGGCGCTGGTATTGGTAACGGTCTTATTGTAGGACGCACAGTTGAAGGTATTGCTCGTCAACCGGAAGCACGTGGTATGCTTCAATCTACAATGTTCATCGGGATTGCGTTAGTAGAGGCGATTCCTATTATCGCGGTTGTTATTGGATTCATGGTTGTTAATAGATAG
- the atpF gene encoding F0F1 ATP synthase subunit B has translation MLTDGFVLGFVSGKLNTGDIVFQLIMFIILLLLLRKFAWGPLMGIMKQREEHIANEILAAEKSREEANRALEEQRSLLKESRIEAQTLIENARKQGDIQREEIIKTARLEAERLKSAAKVEIETQKEKAVTALREQVASLSVLIASKVIEKELNADDQEKLINDYIQEAGEKR, from the coding sequence GTGTTAACAGATGGTTTCGTTTTGGGATTTGTCTCAGGTAAATTGAATACCGGTGACATCGTATTCCAGCTAATCATGTTTATTATCTTGCTATTATTGCTTAGAAAGTTCGCTTGGGGTCCTTTAATGGGGATTATGAAGCAGCGTGAAGAGCATATTGCAAATGAAATACTGGCAGCAGAAAAGAGCCGCGAGGAAGCCAACAGGGCTTTGGAAGAACAGCGGTCATTATTAAAAGAATCACGAATTGAAGCACAGACTTTAATTGAAAACGCCAGAAAACAAGGCGATATTCAGCGTGAAGAAATTATTAAAACTGCACGTCTTGAAGCAGAACGTTTAAAAAGTGCAGCTAAAGTTGAAATTGAGACGCAGAAAGAAAAGGCTGTTACTGCATTGCGTGAACAGGTTGCATCTCTTTCTGTATTAATTGCATCTAAAGTTATTGAAAAAGAATTGAATGCGGATGATCAAGAAAAACTAATCAATGATTATATTCAAGAGGCAGGAGAAAAGCGATGA
- the upp gene encoding uracil phosphoribosyltransferase, producing MSNVYVIDHPLIQHKLTYIRDKNTGTKEFRELVDEVATLMAFEITRDMPLEEIEIDTPVSKAKAKILSGKKLGIVPILRAGIGMVDGVLKLIPAAKVGHIGLYRDPATLKPVEYYAKLPNDVEERDFILVDPMLATGGSAVEAINSLKKRGAKNIKFMCLIAAPEGVEAIQNAHPDVDIFIAGLDEKLNEKGYIVPGLGDAGDRLFGTK from the coding sequence ATGAGTAATGTCTATGTAATTGATCATCCTCTTATTCAACATAAATTAACCTATATACGTGATAAAAATACAGGTACAAAAGAGTTCAGAGAATTAGTCGATGAAGTGGCTACTTTAATGGCTTTTGAAATTACGAGAGATATGCCCCTTGAAGAGATTGAAATCGATACACCGGTAAGTAAAGCGAAGGCAAAGATTCTGTCAGGAAAAAAACTTGGGATTGTGCCGATCCTTCGTGCGGGAATCGGAATGGTTGACGGCGTATTAAAATTGATTCCTGCAGCAAAGGTTGGACATATTGGCCTTTATCGTGACCCTGCAACCTTGAAGCCGGTCGAGTATTATGCAAAGCTTCCTAATGATGTAGAAGAACGTGATTTCATTTTAGTTGATCCAATGCTGGCTACTGGGGGATCAGCTGTAGAAGCTATTAACTCCCTTAAAAAACGGGGTGCCAAAAATATTAAGTTTATGTGCTTAATTGCAGCTCCTGAAGGTGTTGAAGCTATTCAGAATGCTCATCCTGATGTAGATATTTTCATTGCTGGATTGGATGAAAAGCTTAATGAAAAAGGCTATATTGTTCCAGGGCTTGGGGATGCAGGCGATAGGCTTTTCGGCACTAAATAA
- the atpB gene encoding F0F1 ATP synthase subunit A codes for MNHKAPVVEFMGLYFNLANVLMITVASLIVFIIALVSTRKLAMKPTGMQNFFEWIMDFVKNIIKNNMDWKTGGAYHILGLTLILYIFVSNMLGLPFSVVYDEYLWWKSPTSDPVITLTLAVMVVGLTHYYGIRQKGFREYARGFVQPFSFLLPFKLIEEFANPLTLGLRLYGNIYAGEILLALLSGSLAKTVGGTIGAIIPTIAWEGFSVFVGSIQAFIFTMLTMVYMAHKVSHDH; via the coding sequence TTGAATCATAAAGCACCTGTGGTAGAATTTATGGGGCTTTACTTTAATTTAGCAAATGTCCTGATGATTACTGTTGCCTCTTTAATTGTATTCATCATAGCACTTGTATCCACTAGAAAGCTTGCAATGAAGCCAACCGGTATGCAAAACTTTTTTGAATGGATTATGGACTTTGTTAAAAATATTATTAAAAACAACATGGATTGGAAAACAGGCGGTGCCTACCATATTCTTGGGCTTACCCTGATCCTGTATATTTTTGTATCGAATATGCTCGGACTGCCATTCTCTGTTGTTTACGATGAATATCTCTGGTGGAAATCACCTACCTCTGATCCTGTTATCACATTGACTCTTGCTGTAATGGTAGTTGGATTAACACATTACTATGGAATCAGACAAAAAGGATTTAGAGAATATGCACGTGGGTTTGTACAGCCATTTTCATTCCTGCTTCCTTTTAAACTGATTGAGGAGTTTGCCAATCCGTTGACATTAGGTCTCCGGTTATATGGGAATATCTACGCTGGGGAAATCCTGCTTGCGTTGCTATCAGGAAGTTTGGCTAAAACAGTTGGGGGCACGATCGGTGCCATTATTCCAACCATTGCATGGGAAGGTTTTTCCGTTTTCGTCGGCTCCATTCAAGCATTTATTTTTACAATGTTAACAATGGTCTATATGGCTCATAAAGTGAGTCATGATCATTAA
- a CDS encoding AtpZ/AtpI family protein: MKDGKKPPFTASGMALYSAILGQLAGSILIGVFCGRYLDHSFQIEPLFLIIGLLLGLATGIWAMLHTVRHFFSGD; this comes from the coding sequence ATGAAAGACGGAAAAAAACCTCCCTTTACTGCCTCGGGAATGGCTTTATATTCCGCAATTCTTGGACAATTAGCAGGATCTATTCTAATTGGGGTTTTTTGCGGCAGATATTTAGATCATTCATTCCAAATAGAACCACTTTTTTTGATTATCGGACTACTCCTTGGCCTTGCTACAGGCATATGGGCCATGCTTCATACAGTCCGCCATTTCTTTTCGGGAGATTAA
- the wecB gene encoding non-hydrolyzing UDP-N-acetylglucosamine 2-epimerase — translation MGHIKVMTIFGTRPEAIKMAPLVLELQKYPDVFESIVTVTAQHRQMLDQVLDIFNITPDYDLNIMKERQTLTDVTTRGLAGLDLVMKEAKPDIVLVHGDTTTTFVASLAAYYNQIVIGHVEAGLRTWNKYSPYPEEMNRQLTGVLADLHFSPTSKSAENLLRENKKEGSIFITGNTAIDALETTVEDSYSHPILESVGEDRLILMTAHRRENLGEPMRSMFRAIKRIAEEHKDVQVVYPVHLNPAVREVADEILGGHARIHLIEPLDVIDFHNFASRSHLILTDSGGVQEEAPSLGVPVLVLRDTTERPEGIEAGTLKLAGTDEETIYQMAKELLTVQAAYEKMAKAANPYGDGKASKRIAEAIRYYFKNTDKRPDSFVSLS, via the coding sequence ATGGGACACATAAAAGTAATGACCATCTTTGGCACAAGACCAGAAGCAATTAAAATGGCTCCATTAGTACTTGAACTTCAAAAATATCCAGACGTTTTTGAGTCAATTGTTACCGTAACAGCTCAGCACCGCCAGATGCTTGATCAAGTTCTTGATATCTTTAACATTACACCTGATTATGATCTAAACATTATGAAGGAAAGGCAAACGCTGACAGATGTAACAACAAGAGGACTAGCGGGCCTTGATCTGGTAATGAAAGAAGCGAAGCCGGATATTGTTCTTGTTCATGGGGACACAACAACTACTTTTGTAGCCAGTCTGGCTGCTTACTATAATCAAATTGTTATAGGGCATGTGGAAGCAGGGCTCCGTACCTGGAATAAATATTCTCCGTATCCTGAAGAGATGAATCGCCAATTGACAGGGGTCCTGGCAGATCTTCATTTTTCACCAACAAGTAAATCTGCGGAAAACCTCCTAAGGGAAAATAAAAAAGAAGGCAGCATATTTATAACGGGGAACACCGCAATTGATGCGCTGGAAACAACTGTTGAAGACAGCTATTCTCATCCTATTTTGGAGAGTGTCGGAGAAGACCGCCTAATACTGATGACGGCACACCGACGCGAAAATCTTGGTGAACCTATGAGAAGCATGTTCCGAGCAATTAAACGAATTGCGGAGGAACACAAAGATGTTCAAGTGGTATATCCAGTCCACTTAAATCCTGCAGTTAGGGAAGTAGCAGATGAAATTCTTGGAGGCCATGCACGTATTCATCTGATCGAGCCTTTGGATGTTATAGATTTCCATAATTTTGCAAGCCGCTCTCACCTTATTCTGACTGATTCCGGAGGGGTTCAGGAGGAAGCTCCATCACTTGGAGTGCCAGTTTTGGTTTTAAGGGACACAACTGAAAGGCCTGAAGGAATTGAAGCGGGTACTTTAAAGCTAGCTGGTACTGATGAAGAAACCATTTACCAAATGGCCAAAGAATTATTAACCGTCCAGGCAGCCTATGAAAAAATGGCGAAGGCTGCTAATCCATATGGAGATGGTAAGGCTTCGAAAAGAATTGCAGAAGCCATTCGTTACTACTTTAAGAATACAGATAAACGTCCAGATTCTTTTGTGTCTCTTTCGTAA
- a CDS encoding TIGR01440 family protein, with product MNNNLKQLGSQLHQILKDFTAQAPFKRKGQVFVVGCSTSEVMGKKIGTAGVLEVASVIFSELDHLAKHSGISLAFQCCEHLNRALVVERKTAIENGWDEVSVIPVQKAGGSMATYAFNHFEDPVVVEFIKADAGIDIGDTFIGMHLKHVAVPVRVSNNQLGEAHVTIATTRPKLIGGERAVYQNTQENNSCSF from the coding sequence ATGAATAACAATTTAAAACAGCTTGGAAGTCAGCTTCATCAAATTTTGAAAGACTTCACTGCGCAAGCTCCTTTTAAACGGAAAGGCCAGGTCTTTGTGGTGGGATGTTCAACCTCCGAGGTAATGGGGAAAAAAATAGGCACGGCTGGAGTTCTTGAAGTAGCATCCGTTATTTTTTCAGAGCTGGATCATCTTGCAAAGCATTCGGGCATAAGCCTTGCTTTTCAGTGCTGTGAACATTTAAATCGTGCGCTGGTAGTGGAAAGAAAAACGGCAATAGAGAACGGCTGGGATGAAGTATCCGTAATTCCGGTCCAGAAAGCTGGAGGATCGATGGCTACGTATGCTTTTAACCATTTTGAAGATCCTGTTGTGGTGGAATTTATAAAGGCTGATGCAGGGATTGATATAGGAGACACCTTTATTGGTATGCATCTTAAGCATGTAGCCGTGCCTGTCAGGGTATCAAACAACCAGCTGGGCGAGGCGCATGTAACGATTGCTACCACCCGGCCAAAGCTAATAGGCGGCGAAAGGGCTGTTTACCAGAATACGCAGGAAAATAATAGCTGCTCCTTTTAA
- the glyA gene encoding serine hydroxymethyltransferase — MNKLAQQDKELYQAMQDELTRQRTKIELIASENFVSEAVMEAQGSVLTNKYAEGYPGKRYYGGCEYVDVVEDLARDRAKEIFGAEYVNVQPHSGAQANMAVYFTILETGDTVLGMNLSHGGHLTHGSPVNFSGIQYNFVEYGVDEKTHTINYDDVLEKARKHKPKLIVAGASAYPRVIDFKRFREIADEVGAYLMVDMAHIAGLVAAGVHPSPVPYADFVTTTTHKTLRGPRGGMILCKEEFGKKIDKSIFPGIQGGPLMHVIAAKAVAFGEALQDNFKDYANNIVENAQRLAQALKAQGIDLVSDGTDNHLLLVDLRSLNLTGKVAEKVLDDIGITVNKNTIPFDPQSPFVTSGIRIGTAAVTSRGFGLEEMDEIASIISLTLKNHEDETKLEEARNRVEALTAKFELYPGK; from the coding sequence ATGAACAAATTAGCGCAGCAGGATAAAGAACTATACCAGGCAATGCAGGATGAATTAACTCGTCAACGGACCAAAATCGAGCTCATTGCTTCAGAAAACTTTGTCAGTGAAGCGGTAATGGAAGCTCAAGGATCTGTTTTGACAAATAAATACGCAGAAGGATATCCGGGGAAACGTTATTATGGAGGCTGTGAATATGTCGACGTAGTAGAGGATCTGGCGCGTGATCGGGCAAAAGAGATTTTTGGAGCAGAATATGTTAATGTTCAGCCGCATTCAGGGGCACAGGCCAATATGGCGGTGTATTTTACAATCCTTGAAACAGGAGATACTGTTTTAGGTATGAATCTGTCTCACGGTGGTCACTTAACACATGGAAGCCCAGTGAATTTCAGCGGCATTCAATATAACTTTGTGGAGTATGGTGTTGATGAAAAGACACATACCATTAATTATGATGATGTCTTGGAAAAAGCACGCAAGCATAAACCGAAGCTGATTGTTGCAGGTGCAAGTGCCTATCCGCGTGTAATTGATTTTAAGAGATTCAGGGAAATAGCAGATGAAGTGGGTGCTTATCTGATGGTGGATATGGCACACATAGCAGGCCTTGTCGCGGCAGGTGTTCATCCTAGTCCGGTGCCTTATGCTGATTTTGTTACAACAACTACGCATAAAACATTAAGGGGTCCCCGCGGGGGAATGATTTTATGCAAAGAAGAATTTGGGAAGAAAATTGATAAATCGATTTTCCCTGGTATTCAGGGTGGTCCGTTGATGCATGTCATTGCAGCTAAAGCAGTTGCTTTCGGCGAAGCTCTTCAGGACAATTTTAAAGACTATGCCAATAATATAGTAGAAAATGCACAAAGACTTGCACAAGCTTTAAAAGCACAAGGAATTGACTTAGTTTCAGATGGAACAGATAATCATTTGCTTCTAGTAGATTTACGTTCTTTGAATTTAACGGGGAAAGTGGCTGAAAAGGTTCTTGACGATATTGGTATTACTGTCAATAAAAATACCATCCCGTTTGACCCGCAAAGTCCTTTTGTGACCAGCGGAATTCGTATTGGAACAGCTGCAGTGACGTCCCGCGGCTTTGGTCTGGAAGAGATGGATGAAATTGCGTCAATCATTTCTCTGACTTTAAAGAACCATGAAGATGAAACGAAGCTTGAAGAAGCGCGTAACCGAGTAGAAGCGCTGACAGCAAAATTTGAGCTATATCCAGGCAAATAA